Below is a genomic region from Bacteroidales bacterium.
CACTTGATGGAAACACCACGCAAACTGAGCGATTTCGGAATCAAATTGATGCATCTATTCCGCTTAAAAAGCAGCTTTGGCAACAAACTGTTCAAGCTAAAATTCAAAATCAGGCTTATGTTTTGGAAAATAAATCAAAGGTTGTGGCTAAAAATATGCTTATTTGGGCAAATGATGTAAAGAGCGGAGATCCCGACAATTACGAAGCACGTGCAGCTGTTTATTATTGGAATAATATATTTCCCAATATTTCGGGCTTTACACGTGGTAGGGAGGGTGACCCGCCTAATAATCTACTGAATTATGGCTATGCCATTCTTCGTGCGGTAGTAGCTCGCTCCTTAGTGGCTAGCGGACTTTTACCAACTCTTGGCATTCATCATAGGAACAAATATAATGCTTATTGCTTGGCAGACGACATAATGGAGCCATACCGTCCCTTTGTGGATAAACTTGTATTTGAAATTATTGAAAGTGGTGCAGATATTTCAGATCTTACGCAAGAAATAAAAGCAAAATTACTAAATATACCTGTGCTTGATGTGAACATAGATGGACAAAGAAGTCCGCTAATGATTGGTGTAACGCAGACTACAGCTTCTTTATACAAATGCTTTTCCGCTGAAATAAGAAAGATAAAATATCCTATGTTTGAATAATTTTATGAAACGAATTACTGAATATAGAATAATGTGGATATTAGTATTTTTTGATTTACCAACTGAGACCAAAAAAGAGCGAAAAATTTATAGTGATTTTCGTAAAAAACTTATTCAAGATGGATTTACCATGTTTCAGTTTTCCATTTATTTGCGGCATTGTGCAAGTAGAGAAAATGCGGAGGTGCATATTAAAAGAGTTAAAAGTTTTCTTCCACCACAGGGTCATGTCGGCATACTGTGCATAACCGACAAGCAGTTTGGAAATATGGAGCTGTTTATCGGTAAAAAAGCAAAAGAAATAGAAACTCCAAATCAACAATTGGAATTGTTTTAGCATAAAAAAATCCCACCATTATAGTGGGATTTTTTATTTATAAACAACATTTTTTTATTTCTAAAAAGCCTCACAACTCTTTGATTATTAACAAGTTACACAGATCCAGTTGTTTATAATCACAAAGATACAAAATTTTGAAAGCAATTCACAACAATCTGTTTGCCAATGAAGTCAGAATGTAGTTGTTTATAATCACAAAGATACAAAATTTTGAAAGCAATTCACAACAAATAGGCTACTTTATGACGATGAGATTATTAGATTTCTTGTGTCTGAAGGCTTTCTTGAACAAAATAAACATGGCATATATATAACTTATAAAGGACGGATTAAGATTGATGAGGGTGGATTTGTGGGTGCAAGACGCAGAAAGATTGCTGTCGCAATTCTGAGTGTTGTTACTGCCATTGCAGCAGTTGCTTCTGTGTTGTTGCAAATCTTTTTGTAATATTTGAATAACAGCAACAGTTTGCCACTCAAAAAGGGCGACTCTTAGTTCTTTTTTGCTTCGCTTTGTTTGTAGCTTTTCGGGTAAATTTGAAGTTTTTTTCATTTTTATTTGGTTTTTGTGAAAAAATGTTGTATATTTGCATTTACATCGGATTGGTCGGAAACGACCGCCGGCGTGAACCGCCTGAAATGGGTGGTTGACCGCCTGAAATGGGCGGTTTTTTTATTTATAGGTATATACGATTCCATTAACAATATAGTTGTTTATAATCACAAAGATACAAAATTTTGAAAGCAATTCACAACAATCTGTTTGCCAATGAAGTCAGAATGTAGTTGTTTATAATCACAAAGATACAAAATTTTGAAAGCAATTCACAACATGGTATGCCATTCATTTTTTACTCTCCTAGTTGTTTATAATCACAAAGATACAA
It encodes:
- the cas1 gene encoding type II CRISPR-associated endonuclease Cas1 — its product is MIKKTLYFGNPAYLGLRNKQMAIKLPEVEKADVPETFKKESVKTIPIEDIGVVVLDNKQIAITHGLIEALLENNCALITCNSSRMPVGLMLPLDGNTTQTERFRNQIDASIPLKKQLWQQTVQAKIQNQAYVLENKSKVVAKNMLIWANDVKSGDPDNYEARAAVYYWNNIFPNISGFTRGREGDPPNNLLNYGYAILRAVVARSLVASGLLPTLGIHHRNKYNAYCLADDIMEPYRPFVDKLVFEIIESGADISDLTQEIKAKLLNIPVLDVNIDGQRSPLMIGVTQTTASLYKCFSAEIRKIKYPMFE
- the cas2 gene encoding CRISPR-associated endonuclease Cas2; its protein translation is MKRITEYRIMWILVFFDLPTETKKERKIYSDFRKKLIQDGFTMFQFSIYLRHCASRENAEVHIKRVKSFLPPQGHVGILCITDKQFGNMELFIGKKAKEIETPNQQLELF